CTTTCTTAAATTCATCCATTTCTATCTCTCTGTCAGGTACATTGAACAATAAATATCAATGGAatgacaaaataaaagaaagtttCAGGACCCCTTTCAGCTAGTAACTAATAAATATTGTTGACAGAATCTGCTCATGTAGCTCAGGTCTTAATATGGGCTAGAAATAAAActgcacttgaatgaaaaagtaaACAAGAACATGTCAGAGTTAAACCAGCTGAGCTACTGGGAATGCAAAAGGTGTTGAGTAGTCTGATCGAGTACAGGTGCAACATCCCATAACAGTTCATTGTGATTCAACTACATACACTACCGAGCTTAGCCCCAAAGTTGAATTCCTTCACATGTAAAGAGGTATTTTGTGTTGTATCCCTAGCAGGCTTACCCCTTTGACTAAATTCATTCTGTTCCTTATCTAGAAGCTGGCACATTTCTACAGACTGGAACAAATGGACATGGAATGAACCATGATTCGCTGAGCCTCAGATTTCTGACAAATCGCAGAAAGCACAGAAATATCACATTATGTTGCTGAAGACCAACAAGTGCCAAGGTAAAGAGTGGAGAGAAGGGAAGAGATGCATGAAGAAATATTTGTTTCATCCGAAGGAATAAATTAAAGAGAACATATTCATAGAAATCTTGGTGAGTGAATAAAACAAACACTAAAACAATACCTCATGTAGAGAGAAAAAGCATTGAAGACAAAATGATAAGAAAGCCACTTCATGCATTTCACTTCCTTTCTCATCTATATTTTCTTGTGATGACGTGTTGTAACATGGGAAGTTCTCATTTTCTCAAGAATTTGGTATTCAAGATACACATGATGGACCATGGATTTTAGAAAGATTGGTGTCCTTTTTCTTcattgatgatttgatattttttataaacctaaaataaaataaaattggtcTCACATGAATGTGcaataaaataaatcagataaacTTAAGCCAGAAAAAACTGATCTACACGAAATTGACCTTACCCAAGGACATAAAACATGATGTAATGACTCACACCCAGCCAAGAGAATGTACAATTTTTCTGTGCTTCAAATTGCTCTTCTCATGCTCCATGTGCTAGTTGCTCATAGAATTTCAGCCAACATAAGAGAACTTGTGATTCTAGTGAAGAATTCTGGTATTTCAATAGACAACGACCATAAGAAACATGCCTTAACACTAAACTTTGGGCTTGTTTGATATTCGCTCTCCACATACCATTCCTGCTAAGGACTATGTGCTCCACTACTATAAGCTTTTCCAAACTTTACGAATTGGAAAGATGCAGTAGAATTTGCAGTATAAATTTCATACATCTTATGTTTCAGTTACAATGGTCCAGAACAATAATATTAAATAAGTGATATGAAGTaaataaactttaaaaaaaataaaataaaatcaccaAGCACAAGCGCAACATGCATATTGCTGGCAAAAAAGTAAATGATCACTTGGAAACCAAAAGACCTAATATAACTGCATAGGGGTGAAATTATTCATGTCAATACACGAACATAACTTGAATAAGACAATGTATCAATATTGTGGAGATTGTGCCATTAAGTACAATACCTACCCACTATTGTCAATGTCAAACATTTTAAATGCCACACTGAAACTTGATTCCGGAATGCTCAGCAATGTGACAAAGAAGATATACCTGTCATGGTGCAAAATAAAGACATCTTGTTCACAAAGATTTGAACTCTAAAAGTGAGATGTCAAacacataatctaaaaatatagagATGCATCACTTGAATTCCCAgcatttatgaattgattgactaAAAGATGGAAAGACAGGTCACTTACTCAGGGAATGATATAAGCCCATCATTATTCGTATCAAAGAGCATAAAAAAAGCTGATGGTGCACAACGTAAATCGCCAGGATGGTGCTCTCCTCTTAGATTTCCTTCCCTCACCTTATCTGATTCAGATGGGGGAAATACCGGAACAACTGCTCTCATTAAATCTGCTGGTGTCATAAACATCTCCCCACCAGGACTCCGGAAAGATGCAAAGTACTCAAAAATCtaaaacaaaagaaattgaacaaGTACAAGGATACAATCAGAAAATAACTCTGCTGCTTAAAAAAGAACATGCAACAAACACAATACCAAtgcaaatacacacacacacacacacacacacacacacacacacacacacacatatatatatatatagaacaaTCAGTAAGGAAAAATAATCCAtgtcaaagaaaaagaaaaactgaaaataaccataaaacctataaaaaattgataaatacaaAATGTGAGGAAATGAAAGACCATTATCAGATATTTTGTTAAGAAAAAAAGGGCATTCAATTAAAAGTCAACAAACAACATCATCTTACTTATTAAGATGCCATTGGTATTTGATAATTTCACTGTTCATCAGATTAAAGATACTTTTTAAAGCTAATTTCTCTATGAGTTCAAAAAGATATATTCTACTCTGTTGAAAACAACTGCAAAAAATAACTCCCATAAGAAATGCTGACATGATTAAGAAAAAGGAACAGCTCAGTAGCATCTACTTATATCACTTTAgacattatttttaaaatatttctatcaGAATCAGAAACATCAGAAAAATTACAAATATGTCTTGGTTTCAGCTCTGCTGACTTGAGTaaataatactattttttttattgctaTTCTCTAGCATTTTGCATAATATTTACCAACAATGGAAATTATTTGATTCTAAAAATATCAGATAAAATTTGGCTAGGCAAATAAATGTTATTGTTTCTTTCATAACAGACTCAGGGATATCCCAAACCTTACTTTGAACTAAAAGTTTGATGAAGTAAAATACCTTTTCAGGAGGACTTTGCATCCTAATCCGTTTCTCGTAATTAAAGAACACCCTTCTTCGATATGAATCTGAGATAACAGAAATATCAATTACTGCAGTGTTGTGGATATATAATATTTCTTAGTCAAAAGTGTGATCACATAATTGAATTATGTGGAAAGACTGtgggtgtgtatgtgtgtgtgtgatgaTGGTTGGAGGGGAGGTGCTTTTTCTGTTTCTCTTTTGTGGAGTGAGGACTCATAATTCTAGTCAGCTCATTTGCCATTTGGATCTTGGAGAAAATGATATATAGTGAACATAGAAAGGAAGTTGTATAGATCCATATCCATATGATAGAAGAAACATGTTATAATATACTAGCTATAACTTGATCACTGTAAAATGATCCATTCTACAATGTTTACAGTCCAAATTTGCGTTGTTTATAGAATTCCGCACCGATGCCTCCCTATGCTTGGTATATAATAACAGATTTTGGTGATCACCTACAACATTAACTGCACTGTAAAACCTAACTCTCTCCCTCGAAAGGTAGAGAGGTTCAACTGTTGCCTCCTCCATTTTCTCTTCCTCGACCATTTGATTCCAACAGTTTTTCCGACTTGTTCCACTTCCAAACGAAGCCTTAGGGTCAAATAGTGACTTGAGCACTTCGTTCACCCTAGCTCTTGAACCTGAGTGCTTGCTGTCTTGGGAGCCTTTGTTAACAATAAGTATGTCTAGTTTAAGATGGAAATTCAACACAACCAAATATTAGCATGGAGCTTACCCTAGTCTACAAAGGCATACCTTTTAGACAAGTGATAATCACATGCATATGATACTTAAAGGTAATTATTGGTAGTGATGTTAACtaactattagatttgaaaagctCAAGCTAATAAAGAAATGGTCAAAAATATATATGATGCTAAACAAGTGACACTCAGGTATAAGTCCATAAGGACAAATTCCTAATCTACAAAGGATATTATAGTTGGACATGCATCCATGCCTGATATCCATAACCCACTCCTTGTCAAATAGGCCTCATTGTAGGCTAGTCTTGAAACTTAAGCTAGCCTAGGAGCTTAGGTTGAACTCAAGATTCCAGCAAAGCCAAGTTCATATAGTGGGTGGGCATACTGGTTTCAGCTCAAAATATATACATTTGACATATGCACACTAGGATTATTAAACCACTCAAAATGCAATACTAGACAATGCTAGGTCATAAATCCAGAGCACTTGGGATTTTAGCGCCAACTCTGATTCTCCATAGGCGGGGAAAACGAACAAAAACACTtgcataaaatattctttcaggaAGCTCTTCAAGAAGGAACTAGCAGAAAAGATTTAAGAAACTATTGAATAGACATTTAAAGGAGATAAACCAAACCAAAGTTGGTGACCATCCACCCTGGCAGCAATCGCAATGTTAAACCAACAGTATCCATACGGCTCAATACCACAATACCTCTGCAAATATCCAAGAATATTTTCCACCGTTTAACCTTTTTCTTGTCCATCAAGAAGCAATCtttaagattaattagtaattgggtAAACATCATAAAACGTGATgcaatctttaggattaattagtaattggttaaacatcataaaagttttaaagAACCATAACAAAGAAAGATAATAATAACGAAATTATTATGACAATAAAGAGATTAAAAGAGAAACAAGAGAGATTACCTCCGAAGATGTATCTAGGTTTCTTCTGTTGAATCGAATCCCCGAAGACGAATTGCTGCTCCGGATCGCGCTGCCCCGAGGCAGAAGCGTCGGCAAAGATAACAGAGGATTCGAGAGGAGAAGACGGCGAGGGGAGGAACCACAGACCGAGGCCCGATCCACCCAAGGCGACGATCCCGGCTACCAAGGCCCCGAGTTCGCGGTTTGAAGGCCGGCTGTCCTTCTCGCCGTGGGCCGCTCTAGCGGTGCCGGAGAACGGGAGAGCGAACCTTGGCCGTAGGATTCCAGGTCTTCGAAAGATCGGCACGCGGGACAAGGGCAGCATTGCGGTCGCAGGGAGGTAAGAGTCAGAGAAGACGGAGGAGGGAGAGGACCAAGAAAACCAGACCGTTGAGATTCGTAAACGTTGGCGAAATAATAGACGGGGATTGGTTGCTTGCTTGGTTCTCGCATGGCCTGCAGTAGTTGAATGTACGTGTGTTCGACATTGACCGTTCGATGCCGCGAATCGTGGGCCAGATTGACGATTCCACCATAGAGCTTTTTGTCACGATACGACGAGGTGGGAATCGTTGATTTGAAGAGCAGAATTTTTCCCTCGGGAGTCGTCGGGATTTTAGGAACGAACTTTTCCTATTTCATGGTACGGTCCTCGGACATGCCTCCCACCAACCAGAATACGTGAGAGAAGAAAACTGGCCGCATCATCCATCCACAGGACTCTACGGAATACTCCGCCATCCTGACTGTTACGGTCAATCACCTCATCATCCGATCGTCAGAGAACATACATCTGCAAAAaaaaaagtccacactgatcgaagaCGACTCCGACGaaaatcctccgacggtcaagtcagagaggtgaccaaCAACAGTGAAataaagacagagagctcgatcgagagagagggaagagagagagaggagcgagcctgtgattttggagtcgagaagtggagggagtggatcccttgcactgttgccttccccgatttatatagtggagcacggtatggcgccgtcattaatggcgcaaacAAGTGAGaaattgtcaattcactgtagattgtcagaatcgccgtgaaagtgtcatgtcgccgtggggctgtcaaatcaccagggttgacaatgccctcggcgggacaatccccctagatggccgtgccgcatgttgctgtcagaactgataaggtctgacggctgtacggcgatcggaggagtcgaccgaccctaggtcggtggccagctgagtggcgtcgggtggagattcgggcccctctgttagtcggcgagtcttacgagagtcggccatcagacttccagttcagtcggtcggaaaaagtatgcccgaccgacacatcctcagtcggttgtaggccgttaattggccgatcggtcggccagtcggtcggtcggtcggtcggtcggtcggtcggtcgccagtcggtcggtcggtcggtcagccagtcggtcggccagtcggtaggccggtcggtcggtcggtcggtcggtcgtcggccagtcggggtcgtccgtcggagtcgtccgtcggcgtcgtcggtcggagtcgtccgtcggactcATCCGTCAGAGTCGTCGGTCGAAGTCGTccatcggggtcgtccgtcggagtcgtccgtcggagtcggtcagggtcgtccgtcggggtcgtccgtcggagtcggtcggggtcgaggtcgtccgtcggagtcgtcggtcggagtcgtccgtcggactcATCCGTcagagtcgtcggtcggagtcgtccgtcggggtcgtccgtcggagtcgtccgtcggggtcggggtcgtccgtcggggtcgtcggtcggaatatcccaacagttgcccccccccactcctgagcccgatgtcgtgttggctcgcgtgaacacttgggcgacggcttcggacgaaaggagtggttttccgtctTTTCTTgtcccgactctggcgatcacatcaacgaacgatccaatatcggtcgtcccgactgtaggtcgagcatgcacgtcgggtcggaggtcggccaacctccgaacgttgctcgtcgacacgatcattccgcagaatctgatagtcgagtagcatccgacgtattcggataggataacgatggcaagtcgaatatccattgtccggcccttggtcggacgtatgcgtcgggatgtatgataaacggtggcaagccgaatatccttcgatcggtcatgaccagatcggtatgtcgcgaatacgactgcggtcgtcttggcgttttgcctttcctagtcgaagctaagtcggcaagttagccagccgcattagttgaagccctttgccttcaaaggtgggggccgtcgtagatattccgctccttcgatctccgtcgtagaatccgatatgtcctcgacgatcgagacgtagattgagcaattggttcggcgattcgtcgatcaggccgacgacggagtcatagatttggcgatcggcaatcgagccatgttggtcggggcctttgccttcaaaggctgagaccgtcgatttcggcgatcggtgatcgagccgttgattcggcaatcggtgatcgagccgttgattcggcgatcgacaatcgagccatgttggtcggggccttttgccttcaaaggccgaggccgtcggttcggcgatcggtgatcgagccgttgattcggcgatcgacgatcggccgtgttggtcggggccttttgccttcgaaggccgaggccgtcggttcgacgatcgatgatcgagtcatgttggtcggggccttttgccttcagaggtcgaggccgtcggttcggcgatcggtgatcgagccgttgattcggtgatcgacgatcggccgtgttggtcggggccttttgccttcagagaccgaggctgtcggttcggcgatcggtgatcgagccgttgattcggcgatcgacgatcggccgtgttggtcggggccttttgccctcggaggccgaggccgtcggttcgacgatcgatgatcgagtcatgttggtcgaggccttttgccttcagaagccgaggccgtcggttcggcgatcgatgatcgagccgttgattcggcgatcgacgatcggccgtgttggtcggggccttttgccttc
Above is a genomic segment from Elaeis guineensis isolate ETL-2024a chromosome 1, EG11, whole genome shotgun sequence containing:
- the LOC105039071 gene encoding calcium uptake protein, mitochondrial isoform X3, which encodes MLPLSRVPIFRRPGILRPRFALPFSGTARAAHGEKDSRPSNRELGALVAGIVALGGSGLGLWFLPSPSSPLESSVIFADASASGQRDPEQQFVFGDSIQQKKPRYIFGDSYRRRVFFNYEKRIRMQSPPEKIFEYFASFRSPGGEMFMTPADLMRAVVPVFPPSESDKVREGNLRGEHHPGDLRCAPSAFFMLFDTNNDGLISFPEYIFFVTLLSIPESSFSVAFKMFDIDNSGEIEMDEFKKVMALMRSYNRQGASHRDGLRIGLKVGKSVEDGGLVEYFFGKDGKGHLQHDKFVQFLRDLHDEMVNLEFAHYDYKSRGTISAKDFALSMVASADISNVNKFLDRADELDSHPHLKDARITLEVCGITVSDNVVDIIFHVFDANRDGNLSSEEFLRVLQRWECDICPPTAMNKRGLFSCWLSCVKTSSFTSLCTHPRGSCSG
- the LOC105039071 gene encoding calcium uptake protein, mitochondrial isoform X1; this encodes MLPLSRVPIFRRPGILRPRFALPFSGTARAAHGEKDSRPSNRELGALVAGIVALGGSGLGLWFLPSPSSPLESSVIFADASASGQRDPEQQFVFGDSIQQKKPRYIFGDSYRRRVFFNYEKRIRMQSPPEKIFEYFASFRSPGGEMFMTPADLMRAVVPVFPPSESDKVREGNLRGEHHPGDLRCAPSAFFMLFDTNNDGLISFPEYIFFVTLLSIPESSFSVAFKMFDIDNSGEIEMDEFKKVMALMRSYNRQGASHRDGLRIGLKVGKSVEDGGLVEYFFGKDGKGHLQHDKFVQFLRDLHDEMVNLEFAHYDYKSRGTISAKDFALSMVASADISNVNKFLDRADELDSHPHLKDARITLEEFKSFAELRKTLQPLALAIFSYGRVNGLLTKQDFQRAASHVCGITVSDNVVDIIFHVFDANRDGNLSSEEFLRVLQRWECDICPPTAMNKRGLFSCWLSCVKTSSFTSLCTHPRGSCSG
- the LOC105039071 gene encoding calcium uptake protein, mitochondrial isoform X2, encoding MLPLSRVPIFRRPGILRPRFALPFSGTARAAHGEKDSRPSNRELGALVAGIVALGGSGLGLWFLPSPSSPLESSVIFADASASGQRDPEQQFVFGDSIQQKKPRYIFGDSYRRRVFFNYEKRIRMQSPPEKIFEYFASFRSPGGEMFMTPADLMRAVVPVFPPSESDKVREGNLRGEHHPGDLRCAPSAFFMLFDTNNDGLISFPEYIFFVTLLSIPESSFSVAFKMFDIDNSGQGASHRDGLRIGLKVGKSVEDGGLVEYFFGKDGKGHLQHDKFVQFLRDLHDEMVNLEFAHYDYKSRGTISAKDFALSMVASADISNVNKFLDRADELDSHPHLKDARITLEEFKSFAELRKTLQPLALAIFSYGRVNGLLTKQDFQRAASHVCGITVSDNVVDIIFHVFDANRDGNLSSEEFLRVLQRWECDICPPTAMNKRGLFSCWLSCVKTSSFTSLCTHPRGSCSG